Proteins encoded within one genomic window of Granulicella pectinivorans:
- a CDS encoding glycosyltransferase family 4 protein: MASHGPRIMDQYEVILVAPNVSEQMGGEAIKALHIYLELAKQGVKVHQVTHVRVKAELDKKFPEMSVTYVPDTGLEKALYRSPLFEQTLNRAFLKAGLKVVEEMLTWNPRAVVHLTSPVSPILRYPSLPSSHVVIGPINGNIHYPPGFLHRETRSYKVRRWLHGLMQARNRVLPDGKRQAAALLVAGGKRTYDSLRAGGCTENQLVDSIDSGVQDRLALLPRITHTGVNPRFYHNGRLVEHKGTDLIIKALALTKLPIELTIIGRGPELPKMRALVKEMALDNRVIFIEWVANHEDLAEMLRQYRAFVFPSLAEANGIVVQEAMVQGLPVIACDWGGPSLLVTPETGFLIPPRDEEFVIEELAAKMDQLAQDGELAERMSIAARKRALDKHFIWSDIIKEWRTVYARIAPK; encoded by the coding sequence ATGGCATCGCATGGCCCCCGCATTATGGATCAGTACGAAGTCATCCTCGTAGCCCCCAACGTCTCCGAGCAGATGGGCGGCGAGGCCATCAAGGCCCTCCATATCTACCTCGAACTCGCCAAACAGGGCGTCAAGGTCCACCAGGTCACGCATGTGCGCGTCAAGGCCGAACTGGACAAGAAGTTTCCCGAGATGAGCGTCACCTACGTCCCTGACACCGGCCTCGAAAAGGCACTCTACCGCAGCCCCCTCTTCGAGCAGACCCTTAACCGCGCCTTCCTCAAGGCCGGCCTCAAGGTCGTCGAGGAGATGCTCACCTGGAACCCGCGCGCGGTGGTCCACCTCACGTCGCCTGTCTCCCCCATCCTCCGCTACCCCTCGTTACCGAGCAGCCACGTCGTCATTGGGCCCATCAACGGCAACATCCACTACCCGCCCGGCTTTCTGCACCGCGAAACCCGCTCCTACAAGGTGCGCCGCTGGCTCCACGGCCTCATGCAGGCCCGCAACCGCGTCCTCCCCGATGGCAAGCGTCAGGCCGCCGCCCTCCTTGTTGCCGGAGGCAAGCGCACCTACGACTCCCTCCGCGCCGGAGGCTGCACCGAAAATCAGCTCGTCGACTCCATCGACAGCGGTGTGCAGGACCGCCTCGCCCTGCTCCCCCGGATCACCCACACCGGCGTCAACCCGCGCTTTTACCACAACGGCCGCCTCGTGGAGCACAAGGGCACCGACCTCATCATCAAGGCCCTCGCGCTCACCAAGCTCCCCATCGAGCTCACCATCATCGGCCGCGGCCCCGAGCTCCCCAAGATGCGCGCCCTGGTCAAGGAGATGGCTCTCGACAACCGCGTCATCTTCATCGAGTGGGTCGCCAACCACGAAGATCTCGCCGAGATGCTCCGCCAGTACCGTGCCTTCGTCTTCCCGTCTCTCGCCGAAGCCAACGGCATCGTCGTCCAGGAGGCCATGGTGCAGGGCCTGCCCGTCATCGCCTGCGACTGGGGCGGCCCATCGCTCCTCGTCACCCCCGAGACCGGCTTCCTCATCCCCCCACGCGACGAAGAGTTCGTCATTGAAGAGCTGGCCGCCAAGATGGACCAGCTTGCCCAGGACGGTGAGTTAGCCGAGCGCATGTCGATCGCCGCCCGCAAGCGAGCGTTGGACAAGCACTTCATCTGGTCCGACATCATCAAGGAGTGGCGCACCGTCTACGCCCGCATCGCCCCCAAGTAG
- a CDS encoding O-antigen ligase family protein, with amino-acid sequence MEVVAIIPLFVCLAVVFTQGTQAAFQKVVLPVMFLFPTYYFLAARPLPSLNFLDSALLGLGVGVLVYDLPRWRFSRADLWMVPFVLSTAYTDYTKGRTTEASFTMFNTLVEAVVPYMAGKLLMEYKDGREEASRRTVWLMVIAAVVSTIEYFFKFNPFGRMWNHFFPNEWSGWVTQIRWGFGRVAGPFAQSELAGIVFSFGFMLAIWLAKREYEERYGKIKIPERLNRPKVAVGGLLVILLMTQARGPWIGTGLALLVASIGRAKKPMARAILVVGLLVGVGVPAYVISKQWVAGPRTDYGSERETAQYRAELVDNYIPVAEAKGAWGWGQIFPRIHGQTSIDNEYLFLWVTQGWIGAISFMLLQLEAAIALLGAAGRVKTVQDRHFVLTLFGVLVGIAFTIATVFLGAQSYPLFFLLIGWSQAVGTSRFTDKRKMATKSGKATGEPALMRVYS; translated from the coding sequence ATGGAAGTCGTCGCCATCATCCCGCTGTTTGTCTGCCTTGCCGTGGTGTTCACGCAGGGAACGCAGGCTGCCTTCCAGAAGGTGGTGCTGCCGGTGATGTTTCTGTTTCCGACATACTACTTTCTTGCGGCGCGTCCGTTGCCGTCGCTGAATTTTCTCGATTCCGCGCTGCTTGGGCTTGGGGTGGGCGTACTGGTGTACGACCTGCCGCGTTGGCGCTTCTCGCGCGCGGATCTGTGGATGGTTCCGTTTGTGCTTTCAACGGCTTATACCGACTACACAAAGGGGCGGACGACCGAGGCGAGCTTCACCATGTTCAACACCTTGGTGGAGGCGGTCGTGCCCTACATGGCGGGCAAGCTGCTCATGGAGTACAAGGATGGCCGGGAGGAGGCCAGCCGGCGAACGGTGTGGCTGATGGTGATCGCCGCGGTCGTGTCCACGATCGAATACTTTTTCAAGTTCAACCCGTTTGGGCGGATGTGGAATCACTTCTTTCCGAACGAGTGGAGCGGATGGGTGACGCAGATCCGGTGGGGTTTTGGGCGCGTGGCGGGGCCGTTTGCGCAGTCCGAGCTGGCCGGCATTGTCTTCTCGTTTGGGTTCATGCTGGCGATCTGGCTGGCGAAGCGGGAGTACGAGGAGCGGTACGGCAAGATCAAGATTCCGGAGCGGCTGAACCGGCCGAAGGTGGCGGTGGGCGGGCTGCTGGTGATCCTTCTGATGACGCAGGCTCGCGGGCCCTGGATCGGGACGGGGCTGGCCTTGCTGGTGGCTTCGATCGGCCGGGCGAAGAAGCCGATGGCGCGGGCGATCCTGGTGGTGGGGCTGCTGGTGGGGGTGGGGGTTCCGGCGTACGTCATCTCGAAGCAGTGGGTGGCGGGACCGCGCACGGACTATGGATCGGAAAGGGAGACGGCGCAGTATCGCGCGGAGCTGGTGGACAACTATATTCCGGTGGCCGAGGCGAAGGGCGCGTGGGGCTGGGGGCAGATCTTTCCGCGGATCCATGGGCAGACGTCGATCGACAATGAGTATCTGTTTCTGTGGGTGACGCAGGGGTGGATCGGGGCGATCTCGTTTATGCTGCTGCAACTGGAGGCGGCGATTGCGCTGCTCGGAGCGGCTGGGCGGGTGAAGACGGTGCAGGACAGGCACTTTGTGCTGACGCTGTTTGGAGTGCTGGTGGGGATCGCGTTTACGATTGCGACGGTATTCCTGGGGGCACAGAGTTATCCGCTGTTCTTCCTCCTGATCGGGTGGTCGCAGGCGGTGGGGACGTCCCGGTTTACGGATAAGCGGAAGATGGCGACGAAGAGCGGCAAGGCGACGGGGGAGCCCGCGCTGATGCGGGTGTATAGCTAG
- a CDS encoding exopolysaccharide transport family protein translates to MNAAILKQSPEIPRDQSSDSERSGGFSLDLKRSFKMHKTLAISVAVGISVVLLAYGLSRRPYYETHALIYVQPVKAKLTTDNTGATYDPARYDTYINQQLQTITRTDILAEALSKPATVKWRFPQETDDAAIDRLRTNLKVERDQGSYQLSITLAGSDPEAIADVVNAVSEAYIHGERSDELAQSDQQLQILKTERDRLRNNLSSDRQEQAALSAALGVADTTNPEVTNPFDVTLTDLRAQLAAATAQHAIAAAQFASVSQTGSDSSAGLRAAAEDASANDPGLAALKQTISQRRSVLVSQMAGLTPKNPLYKQDQDELTRLDQWLDAAATEVRTKAARQLQEKLRLDANRTATLQSRLEGELAQKTAVASGATPKLQRAADLVMDITRLQTHFTEIDSAINAIELEKNTSGLVHILLPAAPPSKPKASKKIFIIGGAVPLGILFGLMAAVLSMKMDPRVYIAEDVSRALDFKPMAVLPHHRDVKSSVMDEFMLRLVAGVDQAHRTGGARTFVFTAASSGSSISKMVAALARKIERFGYTTLIVDAAEVMKHVALPKDEMAYLMGDGQVSKSSRIAPARRENFNIGNFSRMRSNVDLLFIEGLPLLSSAETEFAARLSDITILVAESEKTTRGELTNALELLKRLGVPGVAAVLSKVKTVHADDEFLSVIHDVETRQSEMPEQEPIDFEAKAERIPLRDDPEVYSRK, encoded by the coding sequence ATGAATGCGGCCATCTTGAAGCAGTCTCCGGAGATCCCCCGCGACCAGTCCTCGGACTCGGAGCGTTCGGGAGGCTTTTCCCTGGATCTGAAGCGCAGCTTCAAGATGCACAAGACACTGGCCATCTCGGTCGCCGTAGGAATTTCCGTCGTTCTCCTCGCCTATGGCTTGAGCAGAAGACCCTACTACGAGACCCACGCCCTCATCTACGTCCAGCCGGTCAAGGCCAAGCTCACGACCGACAATACCGGCGCCACCTACGACCCCGCGCGCTACGACACCTACATCAACCAGCAGCTCCAGACCATTACCCGCACCGACATTCTCGCCGAGGCCCTCAGCAAGCCCGCCACCGTCAAATGGCGCTTCCCGCAGGAAACCGACGACGCCGCCATCGACCGCCTCCGCACCAACCTCAAGGTCGAGCGCGACCAAGGCAGCTACCAGCTCTCCATCACCCTCGCCGGTTCCGATCCCGAGGCCATCGCCGACGTCGTTAACGCAGTCAGCGAAGCCTATATTCACGGCGAACGCTCCGATGAACTCGCCCAAAGCGATCAGCAACTCCAGATCCTCAAAACCGAGCGCGACCGCCTCCGCAACAACCTCAGCAGCGACCGCCAGGAGCAGGCAGCCCTCAGCGCGGCCCTCGGCGTCGCCGACACCACCAACCCCGAAGTCACCAATCCCTTCGACGTCACGCTCACCGACCTCCGCGCCCAGTTGGCCGCGGCGACCGCCCAGCACGCTATCGCCGCCGCTCAGTTTGCCTCGGTGTCCCAAACCGGCTCCGACTCCTCCGCCGGCCTCCGTGCCGCCGCCGAGGATGCCTCCGCCAACGATCCCGGCCTAGCCGCCCTGAAGCAGACCATCAGCCAGCGCCGCAGCGTGCTCGTCAGCCAGATGGCCGGCCTCACCCCTAAGAATCCCCTCTACAAACAGGATCAGGACGAGCTCACCCGTCTCGACCAGTGGCTCGACGCCGCCGCCACCGAGGTCCGCACCAAGGCCGCCAGGCAGCTCCAGGAGAAGCTCCGTCTCGACGCCAACCGCACCGCGACCCTCCAGTCCCGCCTCGAAGGAGAGCTTGCCCAGAAGACCGCCGTCGCCAGCGGAGCCACCCCGAAGCTCCAGCGCGCCGCCGATCTGGTCATGGACATCACCCGGCTCCAGACCCACTTCACCGAGATCGACAGCGCCATCAACGCCATCGAGCTCGAAAAGAACACCTCGGGCCTCGTCCACATTCTTCTGCCCGCCGCACCGCCCTCCAAGCCCAAGGCCAGCAAGAAGATCTTCATCATCGGCGGTGCCGTCCCCCTCGGCATCCTCTTCGGGCTCATGGCGGCCGTCCTGAGCATGAAGATGGACCCCAGGGTCTATATCGCCGAGGACGTCAGCCGCGCCCTCGACTTCAAGCCCATGGCCGTCCTCCCCCATCATCGCGACGTCAAATCCTCCGTGATGGACGAATTCATGCTGCGGCTCGTAGCCGGCGTCGATCAGGCCCACCGCACCGGCGGAGCCCGCACCTTCGTCTTCACTGCCGCCTCCTCGGGGTCCAGTATCTCCAAGATGGTCGCCGCACTCGCCCGCAAGATCGAGCGCTTCGGTTACACCACCCTGATCGTCGACGCCGCCGAGGTGATGAAGCACGTCGCCCTGCCCAAGGATGAGATGGCCTACCTCATGGGCGACGGCCAGGTCTCCAAGTCCTCCCGCATTGCCCCGGCGCGGCGAGAGAACTTCAACATCGGCAACTTCTCCCGCATGCGCTCGAACGTGGACCTCCTCTTCATTGAGGGTCTGCCTCTGCTCTCGTCGGCTGAAACCGAGTTCGCCGCGCGCCTCTCCGACATCACGATCCTGGTTGCGGAGTCCGAGAAGACGACCCGCGGCGAGCTCACCAACGCCCTCGAGCTGCTCAAGCGACTCGGCGTTCCCGGCGTCGCCGCGGTCCTCAGCAAGGTCAAGACCGTCCATGCGGACGACGAGTTCCTCTCCGTCATCCACGACGTCGAGACGCGCCAATCCGAGATGCCCGAGCAGGAGCCCATCGACTTCGAAGCCAAGGCGGAACGCATACCCCTACGCGACGATCCGGAAGTGTACTCTCGCAAATAA
- a CDS encoding glycosyltransferase, which produces METTRAPKQIAIYMHTLYNGGVERVMFDLIRGFLDRGIAVDLVLDLLVYSPFEKILPEGVELVKLEAHSPLQRVGKLRDYLATRRPHAMLSATHFANETACVARALARVKTRLLLSEHTTLSSDIANSKPGSLRTTVIRWTTRRIYPMADAIIAVSNGVADDMCKVSGLDRGKVITIYNPIDATRLFAAAAEPLEDDWFAAGAPPVMLAIGRLETQKNFPNLLRAFAMIRAGRKVKLLILGEGSERAHLTALVEELGVADDVRMPGFVANPAAYMARAAVFVMSSNWEGMPVAQMEALTLGTPVVSTDCPSGPAEILANGTYGEMVPMDDPAALAGAVERVFAGARKVIPAAALERFNADAITERYLGLMFP; this is translated from the coding sequence ATGGAAACGACGAGGGCACCGAAGCAGATCGCGATCTATATGCACACGCTGTACAACGGCGGGGTGGAGCGGGTGATGTTCGACCTGATCCGGGGCTTTCTGGACCGGGGGATCGCAGTGGACCTGGTGCTGGATCTGCTGGTGTATTCGCCGTTCGAGAAGATTTTGCCGGAGGGCGTGGAGCTGGTGAAGCTGGAAGCGCATAGTCCGCTGCAGCGGGTGGGGAAGCTGCGGGATTATCTGGCAACGAGGAGGCCCCATGCGATGTTGTCGGCGACGCACTTTGCGAATGAGACGGCTTGCGTGGCGCGGGCGCTGGCCCGGGTGAAGACGCGTCTGCTGCTCTCGGAGCATACGACGCTGTCTTCAGACATTGCGAATTCGAAACCGGGGAGCCTGCGGACGACGGTGATCCGGTGGACGACACGGAGGATCTATCCGATGGCGGATGCGATCATCGCGGTGTCGAACGGGGTGGCGGACGATATGTGCAAGGTAAGCGGGCTGGATCGGGGGAAGGTGATCACGATCTACAACCCGATCGATGCGACGCGGCTGTTTGCGGCGGCCGCTGAGCCCTTGGAGGATGACTGGTTTGCGGCGGGGGCTCCGCCGGTGATGCTGGCGATCGGCAGGCTGGAGACGCAGAAGAACTTTCCGAATCTGTTGCGGGCGTTTGCGATGATTCGGGCGGGGCGCAAGGTGAAGCTGCTGATCCTGGGGGAGGGGTCGGAACGGGCGCACCTGACGGCTTTGGTGGAGGAGCTTGGTGTGGCGGACGATGTGCGGATGCCGGGGTTTGTGGCGAATCCGGCGGCGTACATGGCGCGGGCGGCCGTGTTTGTGATGAGCTCGAACTGGGAGGGGATGCCGGTAGCGCAGATGGAGGCTTTGACTTTGGGGACGCCGGTGGTGTCAACGGATTGCCCGAGCGGGCCGGCGGAGATTCTGGCCAATGGGACGTATGGCGAGATGGTGCCGATGGATGATCCCGCGGCTCTGGCGGGGGCGGTGGAGCGAGTGTTTGCGGGGGCGCGGAAGGTGATTCCAGCGGCGGCGCTGGAGCGGTTCAATGCAGATGCGATTACGGAGCGGTATTTGGGGTTGATGTTTCCGTAG